The following proteins come from a genomic window of Buchnera aphidicola (Protaphis terricola):
- the lysS gene encoding lysine--tRNA ligase, with protein sequence MFKKKNIYNDINNENQIRKKKLIEMKKYGFSFPNNFKKTINSKEIYKLYKNKTTNELKKNKINITISGRMIQRRIMGKASFFILKDIEGRIQIYIKETSITTEFYHNQFKKLDIGDILGIYGYLFKTKTKELSIHATNIIILNKCLKNLPDKFHGLSNQEKRYRKRYLDFITNEKLYNIFKNRSKIIQFIRKFMIKNKFLEVETPMLHSIPGGASARPFKTYHNEIDQEMYLRIAPELYLKQLIIGGFERVFELNRNFRNEGVSTRHNPEFTMMEAYIAYSDYQYMMKFTENLLISIIKYLFDKKIIKYKEHILNFNQPFCKLTMQEAILKFNPNICISDLKNLKKIKIIANNIGLKNKTSNIGEINNEIFEKTVEKNLIQPTFITEYPVEVSPLARRNDINNNTTDRFELFIAGYEIGNGFSELNDVDDQKNRFLNQIKKTEKEKNKDILYDSNYIEALKYGLPPTSGLGIGIDRLIMILTNQKSIREVILFPTLRKFLK encoded by the coding sequence ATGTTTAAAAAAAAAAATATATATAATGATATAAATAATGAAAATCAAATAAGAAAAAAAAAATTAATTGAAATGAAAAAATATGGATTCTCTTTTCCAAATAATTTTAAAAAAACTATAAATTCTAAAGAAATTTACAAACTATATAAAAATAAAACAACAAATGAATTAAAAAAAAATAAAATAAATATTACTATTTCTGGTCGTATGATACAAAGAAGAATTATGGGCAAAGCTTCTTTCTTTATATTAAAAGATATAGAGGGAAGAATACAAATATATATAAAAGAAACATCAATTACAACTGAATTTTATCATAATCAATTTAAAAAATTAGATATTGGAGATATTTTAGGTATTTATGGTTATTTATTCAAAACAAAAACAAAAGAATTATCTATCCATGCTACAAATATTATAATACTAAATAAATGTTTAAAAAACTTACCTGATAAATTCCATGGATTATCTAATCAAGAAAAACGTTATAGAAAAAGATATTTAGATTTTATTACTAACGAAAAATTATATAATATTTTTAAAAATAGATCAAAAATTATTCAGTTTATTAGAAAATTTATGATAAAAAATAAATTTTTAGAAGTAGAAACTCCTATGTTACATAGTATTCCTGGTGGAGCTAGTGCACGTCCATTTAAAACTTATCATAATGAAATAGATCAAGAAATGTATTTAAGAATAGCACCAGAATTATATTTAAAGCAATTAATTATTGGTGGATTTGAACGTGTTTTTGAATTAAATAGAAATTTTAGAAACGAAGGAGTTTCTACAAGACATAATCCAGAATTTACTATGATGGAAGCATATATTGCATATTCTGATTATCAATATATGATGAAATTTACAGAAAATTTATTAATAAGTATAATAAAATATTTATTTGATAAAAAAATAATTAAATATAAAGAACATATCTTAAATTTTAATCAACCATTTTGCAAACTAACTATGCAAGAAGCTATTTTAAAATTTAATCCTAATATTTGCATTTCTGATTTAAAAAATTTAAAAAAAATTAAAATAATTGCAAATAATATTGGATTAAAAAATAAAACATCGAATATAGGTGAAATTAATAATGAAATATTTGAAAAAACAGTAGAAAAAAATTTAATTCAACCTACTTTCATAACAGAATATCCAGTTGAAGTATCTCCATTAGCAAGAAGGAATGATATAAATAATAATACTACTGACCGATTTGAATTATTTATAGCAGGATATGAAATAGGTAATGGATTTTCAGAATTAAATGATGTAGATGATCAAAAAAATAGATTTTTAAATCAAATAAAAAAAACAGAAAAAGAAAAAAATAAAGATATCTTATATGATTCAAATTACATAGAAGCTTTAAAATATGGTCTTCCTCCGACTTCTGGTCTCGGTATTGGTATTGATCGCTTAATTATGATACTTACTAATCAAAAAAGCATTAGAGAAGTTATTTTATTCCCAACTTTACGAAAATTTTTAAAATAA
- the lysA gene encoding diaminopimelate decarboxylase: MPELINKTQSNLNIKNIKLLIKQYKSPFWVYDANIIYNKIQLLRQFDIIRFAQKACSNIHILNLMKKNNLKVDAVSLGEIERAIISGFQKNSNDIIFTADLFDIETLSKIVKYNIPVNIGSLDMLKQLGEISPGHNIWLRINPKFGYGHSKKTNTGGENSKHGIWEPKFAIPIIKKYKLKLIGLHMHIGSGVNYNHLKKVCHSMVENAIQINEKIDFISAGGGLPIPYKFNEKPIDIKKYFNLWDEARKKISNFLKKPITLEIEPGRFLVAESGILISQARAIKKVGNKNFVLIDAGFNDLMRPTMYGSYHHISVINNNKQSNKLIDTVVGGPLCESGDIFTQKEGGDIKTRKLPNIEIGDYLIFHDTGAYGASMSSNYNTRPLIPEILIENNIFKIIRRRQTIQELLNLEKITKY, translated from the coding sequence ATGCCTGAATTAATTAATAAAACTCAAAGTAATCTTAATATTAAAAATATTAAATTACTAATAAAACAATATAAATCTCCATTTTGGGTTTATGATGCAAATATAATTTATAATAAAATTCAATTATTAAGACAATTTGATATTATTAGATTTGCTCAAAAAGCTTGTTCTAATATTCATATATTAAATTTAATGAAAAAAAATAATTTAAAAGTTGATGCTGTATCATTAGGAGAAATAGAAAGAGCTATAATTTCAGGATTTCAAAAAAATAGCAATGATATTATTTTTACTGCAGATTTATTTGATATAGAAACATTATCTAAAATTGTTAAATATAATATTCCAGTCAATATAGGATCATTAGATATGTTAAAACAATTAGGAGAAATCTCACCAGGACATAATATTTGGTTGCGTATTAATCCTAAATTTGGATATGGACATAGCAAAAAAACAAATACAGGAGGAGAAAATAGTAAACATGGGATATGGGAACCAAAATTTGCTATACCTATTATTAAAAAATATAAACTTAAATTAATAGGTTTACATATGCATATTGGTTCAGGTGTAAATTATAATCATTTAAAAAAAGTCTGTCATTCTATGGTAGAAAATGCAATTCAAATAAATGAAAAAATTGACTTTATTTCTGCAGGAGGAGGACTTCCAATACCATACAAATTTAACGAAAAACCTATCGATATAAAAAAATATTTTAATTTATGGGATGAAGCAAGAAAAAAAATATCTAATTTTTTAAAAAAACCAATTACATTAGAAATTGAACCAGGCAGATTTTTAGTAGCAGAATCAGGAATATTAATTTCACAAGCAAGAGCAATTAAAAAAGTAGGTAATAAAAATTTTGTCTTAATTGACGCAGGTTTTAATGATTTAATGCGACCGACTATGTATGGAAGTTATCATCATATATCTGTAATTAATAATAATAAACAATCAAATAAACTAATTGATACAGTTGTAGGAGGTCCATTATGTGAATCAGGAGATATATTTACACAAAAAGAAGGAGGAGATATAAAAACGAGAAAATTACCCAATATAGAAATAGGAGATTATTTAATATTTCATGATACCGGAGCATATGGTGCATCAATGTCATCTAACTACAATACTAGACCACTTATTCCAGAAATATTAATAGAAAATAATATTTTTAAAATAATTAGAAGACGACAAACAATTCAAGAATTATTAAACCTAGAAAAAATAACAAAATATTAA
- the thyA gene encoding thymidylate synthase, with amino-acid sequence MKEYLKLIKIILTHGKSKKDRTGTGTLSIFGHQIRFDLKKGLPLVTTKKCHIPSIIHELLWFLKGDTNIKYLNENKISIWNEWADKFGNLGPIYGKQWRSWNAKNGKKIDQIKNILKQLKENPNSRRILVSSWNVSELDQMSLPPCHVLFQFYVFKNRLSCQLYQRSCDVFLGLPFNIASYSILIHMIAQQCNLQVDEFLWTGGDVHLYNNHIKLAKKQLLRKPRELPKLIILNKPKSIFDYSFKDFKIINYHPHPIIQGKISI; translated from the coding sequence ATGAAAGAATATTTAAAATTAATAAAAATAATACTTACACATGGAAAATCTAAAAAAGATCGAACTGGAACAGGAACATTATCTATTTTTGGGCACCAAATAAGATTCGATTTAAAAAAAGGATTACCACTTGTTACTACAAAAAAATGTCATATTCCTTCTATTATTCATGAACTTTTATGGTTTCTTAAAGGTGATACTAATATTAAATATCTTAATGAAAACAAAATATCTATTTGGAATGAATGGGCTGATAAATTTGGAAATCTTGGACCTATTTATGGAAAACAATGGAGAAGTTGGAATGCAAAAAATGGAAAAAAAATTGACCAAATAAAAAATATATTAAAACAACTAAAAGAAAATCCAAATTCTCGTAGAATACTAGTATCTAGTTGGAACGTATCAGAACTTGATCAAATGTCATTACCTCCTTGCCATGTATTATTTCAATTTTATGTATTTAAAAATAGATTAAGTTGTCAACTATATCAACGTTCTTGTGATGTTTTTCTTGGATTACCATTTAATATAGCAAGCTATTCTATTCTTATACATATGATAGCACAACAATGTAATTTACAAGTAGATGAATTTTTATGGACAGGTGGTGATGTTCATTTATATAATAATCATATTAAATTAGCAAAAAAACAACTTCTTCGTAAACCTCGGGAACTACCAAAATTAATAATTTTAAATAAACCTAAATCAATATTTGATTATTCTTTTAAAGACTTTAAAATTATTAATTATCATCCACATCCTATAATTCAAGGAAAAATATCTATATAA
- the miaB gene encoding tRNA (N6-isopentenyl adenosine(37)-C2)-methylthiotransferase MiaB: MKYIYIKTWGCQMNEYDSSMIAKYLEKTNQYTITKNSKEADILILNTCSIREKAQEKVFHQLGRWRKLKNKNPNIIIAVGGCVATQEGKSIFQRSKYVDIIFGTQSLHKLPKMIDEVEKYNKFVIDISFPKLEKFQKSLPIKNNGYTAFVSIMEGCNKFCSFCIVPYTRGREISRISDDILFEIENLSKNGVKEINLLGQNVNSYQSFNHKGKSCSFSQLLRLVSEINGIERIRFTTSHPFSFTDDIIEVYKDTPKLVSFLHLPVQSGSNKILKRMKRLYTTEEYEKIIEKLLIVRPNIQISSDFIVGFPGESREDFKKTINFIKKINFDMSYSFIYSNRPGTPASKMKDETDINEKKERLYQLQDCINRQTMSWSRKMLGSIQSILVEGISKKNLNQLYGKTENNRIVSFYGSSKKIGQFVQVKINKIHTHSLEGILI, translated from the coding sequence ATGAAATATATATATATTAAAACATGGGGCTGTCAAATGAATGAATATGATTCTTCAATGATAGCAAAATATTTAGAAAAAACTAATCAATATACAATCACTAAAAACTCTAAAGAAGCAGATATTTTAATATTAAATACTTGTTCAATAAGAGAAAAAGCTCAAGAAAAAGTTTTCCATCAATTAGGAAGATGGAGAAAATTAAAAAATAAAAACCCCAATATTATTATTGCAGTAGGCGGATGTGTAGCAACACAAGAAGGTAAGTCAATCTTTCAAAGATCTAAATATGTAGATATAATATTTGGAACTCAAAGTTTACATAAATTACCCAAAATGATTGACGAAGTGGAAAAATATAATAAGTTTGTAATTGATATTAGTTTTCCAAAATTAGAAAAATTTCAAAAATCTTTACCAATAAAAAACAATGGATATACAGCATTTGTATCAATTATGGAAGGATGTAATAAATTTTGCTCATTTTGTATAGTACCATATACAAGAGGAAGAGAAATTAGTCGAATATCTGATGATATTTTATTTGAAATAGAAAATTTATCTAAAAATGGTGTAAAAGAAATTAATCTATTAGGACAAAATGTAAATTCATATCAAAGTTTTAATCATAAAGGAAAAAGCTGTTCTTTTTCTCAATTATTAAGATTAGTTTCAGAGATCAATGGCATTGAAAGAATTCGTTTTACTACAAGTCACCCATTTTCATTTACTGATGATATTATTGAAGTATATAAAGATACACCTAAATTAGTAAGTTTTTTACATCTACCTGTTCAAAGTGGTTCTAACAAAATATTAAAACGTATGAAAAGACTATATACTACAGAAGAATATGAAAAAATTATTGAAAAACTTTTAATCGTACGTCCAAATATTCAAATTAGCTCTGATTTTATTGTAGGTTTTCCAGGTGAATCAAGAGAGGATTTTAAAAAAACAATTAATTTTATAAAAAAAATAAATTTTGATATGAGCTATAGTTTCATATATTCTAATCGACCAGGGACTCCTGCTTCAAAAATGAAAGATGAAACTGATATTAATGAAAAAAAAGAACGTTTATATCAATTACAAGATTGTATTAATCGACAAACTATGTCTTGGAGTAGAAAAATGTTAGGAAGTATACAATCTATTTTAGTAGAAGGTATATCAAAAAAAAATTTAAATCAATTATATGGTAAAACAGAAAATAATAGAATTGTAAGTTTTTATGGATCATCCAAAAAAATTGGTCAATTTGTTCAAGTTAAAATAAATAAAATACATACACATTCATTAGAAGGAATATTAATATAA
- the ybeY gene encoding rRNA maturation RNase YbeY yields the protein MKYRKKNYPTNILSFQLNFFIKKNINILGDLVICKNIIEKESLKYNKKLESRWAHMVIHGMLHLIGYDHKNNEEQKKMEKIENKIMLSLNYEKPYL from the coding sequence ATAAAATATAGAAAAAAAAACTATCCAACAAATATTTTATCTTTTCAACTAAATTTTTTTATAAAAAAAAATATAAATATACTAGGAGATTTAGTTATATGTAAAAATATTATAGAAAAAGAATCATTAAAATATAATAAAAAATTAGAATCACGTTGGGCACATATGGTTATACATGGAATGCTTCATCTAATAGGATATGATCATAAAAATAACGAAGAACAAAAAAAAATGGAAAAAATAGAAAACAAAATCATGTTATCTCTAAATTATGAAAAACCATATCTTTAA
- the corC gene encoding CNNM family magnesium/cobalt transport protein CorC (CorC(YbeX) belongs to the Cyclin M Mg2+ Exporter (CNNM) family, and was characterized as belonging to a set of three proteins, at least one of which must be present for CorA to function.), whose product MSETDANSSEKINKKGFFSILLNHIFHDEPKNREELLTLIRDSEQNALIDQDTCDMLEGVIHIAKKKIKEIMIPRTQMIILKLNYNLNKCLDIILESAHSRFPVMNSDKNYVEGFLIAKDLLPFMKNSKIDFHIKNVIRPAFVVPESKYVDRMLKEFRLKRTHMAIVIDEFGAVSGLVTIEDILELIVGEIQDEYDEEEKSNIRKLKERTFSIGALTEIKKFNNIFKTNFNDEEVDTIGGLVMKAFGHLPRCGDNININGYHFKISSTDSRKIIQIHVTTPENKIPKIKEQ is encoded by the coding sequence ATGAGTGAAACAGATGCAAATAGTTCAGAAAAAATTAATAAAAAAGGTTTTTTTTCTATTTTATTGAATCATATTTTTCATGATGAACCTAAAAATCGAGAAGAATTACTTACATTAATTCGAGACTCAGAACAAAATGCACTAATTGATCAAGATACATGTGATATGTTAGAAGGAGTTATACATATTGCAAAGAAAAAAATTAAAGAAATAATGATTCCTAGAACACAAATGATCATTTTAAAATTAAATTATAATTTAAATAAATGTTTAGATATTATTTTAGAATCAGCACATTCTCGTTTTCCAGTAATGAATAGTGATAAGAATTATGTAGAAGGATTCTTAATTGCTAAAGATTTATTACCATTTATGAAAAATTCAAAAATAGATTTTCATATTAAAAATGTAATAAGACCAGCATTTGTTGTTCCTGAAAGTAAATATGTAGATAGAATGTTAAAGGAATTTCGTTTAAAAAGAACTCATATGGCAATAGTAATAGATGAATTTGGAGCAGTATCTGGATTAGTTACTATAGAAGATATTCTTGAATTAATAGTTGGAGAAATTCAAGATGAATATGATGAAGAAGAAAAATCAAATATTCGAAAATTAAAAGAACGTACATTTTCTATTGGCGCTCTAACAGAAATAAAAAAATTTAATAACATCTTTAAAACAAATTTTAATGATGAAGAAGTAGACACTATTGGAGGGCTGGTAATGAAAGCATTTGGACATCTACCTAGATGTGGTGACAATATTAATATCAATGGATATCATTTTAAAATATCTTCAACAGATAGCAGAAAAATTATACAAATACATGTTACTACTCCTGAAAACAAAATTCCAAAAATAAAAGAACAATAA
- the leuS gene encoding leucine--tRNA ligase, with protein sequence MEKEYYPKNIEIYVQKYWEKNKIFEVHEDPNKEKYYCLPMLPYPSGKLHMGHVRNYTISDVISRYQRMLGKNVLQPIGWDAFGLPAEEAAIKNKTAPSSWTYKNIQYMKKQLQSLGFSYDWNREITTCKPEYYKWEQWFFIQLYKKKLVYKKNSFVNWCEYDKTVLANEQVINGCCWRCQNIIKIKKIPQWFIKTRNYAESLYDDLDQLKNWPKKVKNMQRNWIGKSKGFQISFNIENSINKIKIFTTRIDTIMGVTYISISPFHQFSINLSKKNNILNEFIQKQNQNSLSKEKLEKMKFCGINTNIFAIHPITNKKIPIWIANFVLNEYGTGAVMSVPGHNENDWNFAIKNNLKIKYVIQHQSKKLLQKKFILEKGILINSREFNKLNYEDAVHEITKKLIKKNNLKIKTTYKLQDWCVSRQRYWGAPIPMATLDNGEIVPISEKELPVILPKIENDHNFLKNLKKKQFYWSKIKINNQPATRELDTFDTFMESSWYYARYTCPNFKKGIIDPVASKYWLPVDQYIGGIEHAIMHLMYFRFYHKLLRDFKFVQFDEPVKNLICQGMVLSEAFYQIRKNNQRYWINPSNVYTKKDIKGKIIKAYDQKGKEVIYAGMIKMSKSKNNGIQPELMINKYGADTIRLFIMFAAPIESSLEWNEYGIKGIYRFLKKLWKLSFDYIQIKHVYKNIQFSSLNQKQKTIYCFLHETIAKVSDDISRRKSFNTAISKIMELVNKLKKFKLKEEKDKCIMRDALLCIIKMLYPFTPHLCFILWKSLNNNCLIDNEKWPVFEKKFLLKTNNILVVQINGKKQFTIKILDNLKKEEIFSYVKKKLLIQKKIKNNNINKIIYIPNKIINFVI encoded by the coding sequence ATGGAAAAAGAATATTATCCAAAAAATATTGAAATATATGTACAAAAATATTGGGAAAAAAATAAAATATTTGAAGTTCACGAAGACCCTAACAAAGAAAAATATTATTGCCTACCAATGTTACCTTATCCATCTGGAAAGTTACATATGGGTCATGTTAGAAATTATACTATTAGTGATGTTATTTCAAGATATCAGAGAATGTTAGGAAAAAATGTTTTACAACCTATTGGCTGGGATGCTTTTGGGTTACCTGCAGAAGAAGCAGCTATAAAAAATAAAACAGCACCTTCATCTTGGACATATAAAAATATTCAATATATGAAAAAACAATTACAATCACTAGGATTTAGTTACGATTGGAATCGAGAAATTACTACATGCAAACCAGAATATTATAAATGGGAACAATGGTTTTTTATTCAATTATATAAAAAAAAATTAGTTTATAAAAAAAATAGTTTTGTTAATTGGTGTGAATATGATAAAACTGTCTTAGCTAATGAACAAGTAATAAATGGTTGTTGTTGGAGATGTCAGAATATAATAAAAATAAAAAAAATACCACAATGGTTTATAAAAACTAGAAATTATGCTGAATCTTTATATGATGATTTAGATCAATTAAAAAATTGGCCTAAAAAAGTTAAAAATATGCAAAGAAATTGGATTGGAAAATCAAAAGGATTTCAAATTTCTTTTAATATTGAAAATAGTATAAATAAAATTAAAATATTTACTACTCGAATAGATACTATAATGGGAGTAACATATATTTCAATATCTCCTTTTCATCAATTTTCTATTAATCTTTCAAAAAAAAATAACATACTAAATGAATTTATTCAAAAACAAAATCAAAACTCTCTTTCTAAAGAAAAATTAGAAAAAATGAAATTTTGTGGAATAAATACTAATATATTTGCCATTCATCCAATTACAAATAAAAAAATCCCTATTTGGATAGCAAATTTTGTACTTAATGAATATGGTACTGGTGCAGTTATGTCAGTTCCTGGTCATAATGAAAATGATTGGAATTTTGCGATTAAAAATAATTTAAAAATTAAATATGTTATTCAACATCAAAGTAAAAAATTATTACAAAAAAAATTTATATTGGAAAAAGGTATATTAATCAACTCTAGAGAATTTAATAAACTTAATTATGAAGATGCTGTTCACGAAATAACAAAAAAATTAATTAAAAAAAATAATTTAAAAATAAAAACTACTTATAAATTACAAGATTGGTGTGTATCTAGACAAAGATATTGGGGCGCACCAATTCCAATGGCTACTTTAGATAATGGAGAGATTGTTCCAATATCAGAAAAAGAACTGCCTGTTATATTACCTAAAATTGAAAATGATCATAATTTTTTAAAAAACCTTAAAAAAAAACAATTTTATTGGTCAAAAATAAAAATCAATAATCAACCTGCTACTAGAGAATTAGATACTTTTGATACATTTATGGAATCTTCTTGGTATTATGCTAGATATACTTGCCCTAATTTTAAAAAAGGAATTATTGATCCTGTTGCATCAAAATACTGGTTACCTGTAGATCAATATATTGGTGGAATAGAACATGCTATTATGCATCTTATGTATTTTAGATTTTATCACAAATTATTACGTGATTTTAAATTTGTACAATTTGATGAACCAGTTAAAAATCTAATATGTCAAGGTATGGTTTTATCAGAAGCTTTTTATCAAATTAGAAAAAATAATCAACGCTACTGGATAAATCCATCTAATGTATATACTAAAAAAGATATAAAAGGAAAAATTATTAAAGCATATGATCAAAAAGGTAAAGAAGTTATATATGCTGGAATGATTAAAATGTCTAAATCTAAAAACAACGGTATTCAACCAGAATTAATGATTAATAAATATGGAGCTGATACAATTCGATTGTTTATTATGTTTGCTGCTCCTATAGAATCATCATTAGAATGGAATGAATATGGAATTAAAGGAATTTATAGATTTTTAAAAAAATTATGGAAATTATCTTTTGATTATATACAAATAAAACATGTATATAAAAATATACAATTTTCTTCTTTAAATCAAAAACAAAAAACTATATATTGTTTTTTACATGAAACAATTGCTAAAGTATCCGATGATATCAGCCGTAGAAAATCATTTAATACTGCGATTTCTAAAATTATGGAGTTAGTTAATAAATTAAAAAAATTTAAATTAAAAGAAGAAAAAGATAAATGCATTATGAGAGATGCATTACTATGTATTATAAAAATGCTTTATCCATTTACACCCCATTTATGTTTTATATTATGGAAATCTTTAAATAATAATTGCCTTATTGATAATGAAAAATGGCCAGTTTTTGAAAAAAAATTTTTATTAAAAACTAATAATATATTAGTTGTTCAAATTAATGGAAAAAAACAATTTACTATAAAAATTTTAGATAATTTAAAAAAAGAAGAAATTTTTTCATATGTGAAAAAAAAATTATTAATTCAAAAAAAAATAAAAAATAATAATATAAATAAAATAATTTATATTCCTAATAAAATAATTAACTTTGTAATATAA
- the holA gene encoding DNA polymerase III subunit delta gives MKFIHTYELKKIINKLSLFYIFLGQDLILINKNIQIILNFAKKKDFIEKNIIDIEKHEDWEKIIYFYKLNNLFFKKRILIVNFILKNLNTVLIKNINKLFYFQNLNILVILKFNQLSMSFKKFILIKEKISKINIIWCFTPNGLNFKKWINYEIESRKIKITKNALLLLYKYYEGNTIFAYHILNMISLVWKNKITTSKKIKNIINNFSNLNASDWINAIFQNKKKEACYILDTLYQQKYNPLILIRSLQKDLLILLHIKREKKININMFLKKNNIFLNRFHFFFIAIKSINFSNFLKVIRILLQIDIKIKSEYNNNPWLELKTLTLLLCTSIKK, from the coding sequence ATGAAATTTATACATACATATGAACTAAAAAAAATAATAAATAAATTAAGTTTATTTTATATTTTTTTAGGTCAGGATTTAATTTTAATAAATAAAAATATACAAATAATATTAAATTTTGCTAAAAAAAAAGATTTTATAGAAAAAAATATTATTGATATAGAAAAACATGAAGATTGGGAAAAAATTATTTATTTTTACAAACTAAATAATTTATTTTTTAAAAAAAGAATTTTAATTGTAAATTTTATTTTAAAAAATTTAAATACTGTATTAATAAAAAACATAAATAAATTATTTTATTTTCAAAATTTAAATATATTAGTAATACTAAAATTTAATCAGTTGTCCATGAGCTTCAAAAAATTTATATTAATTAAAGAAAAAATATCAAAAATTAACATTATTTGGTGTTTTACACCAAATGGTTTAAATTTTAAAAAATGGATAAATTATGAAATAGAATCAAGAAAAATAAAAATTACTAAAAACGCTTTATTATTATTATATAAATATTACGAAGGTAATACTATATTTGCATATCATATATTAAATATGATATCGCTTGTATGGAAAAATAAAATAACTACCTCTAAAAAAATAAAAAATATTATTAATAACTTTTCAAATTTAAATGCATCAGATTGGATCAATGCAATTTTTCAAAATAAAAAAAAAGAAGCTTGTTATATATTAGATACTTTATATCAACAAAAATATAATCCTCTTATTTTAATACGTTCATTACAAAAAGATTTATTAATATTACTACATATAAAACGTGAAAAAAAAATAAATATAAATATGTTTTTAAAGAAAAATAATATCTTTTTAAATAGATTTCATTTCTTTTTTATTGCTATTAAATCAATTAATTTTTCTAACTTTTTAAAAGTAATTAGAATTTTATTACAAATAGATATTAAAATAAAATCAGAGTATAATAATAATCCTTGGTTAGAATTAAAAACATTAACATTACTATTATGCACTTCAATAAAAAAATGA
- the tusA gene encoding sulfurtransferase TusA: MKKSDIILNLVGLKCPEPIMILRKKIREIKTNKTILILADDPSTKRDIPYFCTFMEHELIEYFTDIKPYRYLLKKGNFTK, from the coding sequence ATGAAAAAAAGCGATATCATATTAAATTTAGTTGGTTTAAAATGTCCAGAACCAATTATGATTCTTAGAAAAAAAATAAGAGAAATTAAAACAAATAAAACTATATTAATTTTAGCAGATGATCCATCTACTAAAAGAGATATTCCATATTTTTGCACCTTTATGGAACACGAATTAATAGAATATTTTACTGATATAAAACCTTATCGTTATTTATTAAAGAAAGGAAATTTTACTAAATAA